The genomic window CCAATACGGCGCGGCAGACTTCGGCATCGCGGGTAAAGACGTTTTGATCGAACACGGCGGCAGCGGGCTTTACCAGCCGCTGGATTTGCACATCGCCGAATGCCGCATGATGGTCGCCGTGCGCAAAGGTTTCGACTACGCCGCCGCCTCGCAGCCCGGCAGCCGCCTGCGCATTGCGACGAAATACCCCAACATCGCCGCCGAGCATTTCGCCGGCAAAGGCGTACACGTTGACATCATCAAACTTTACGGCTCGATGGAGCTTGCGCCGCTGGTCGGCCTGAGCGACGCCATCGTCGATTTGGTCTCCACCGGCAACACGCTTAAGGCAAACGGTTTGGAAGCGGTCGAACACGTTGTCGATATTTCCAGCCGTCTGGTGGTCAACAAAGCCGCATTGAAAACGAAACACGCGCTGCTGGAGCCGATTATTCAGGCGTTCGGCAGCGCAGCGAAGGCGGGGTGAGCGTTCATTTGAATGAAGATGCGTTTTCAGACGACCCTAGCCGCTTCCGCCGACAGGTCGTCTGAAAATACCACCGGCAGTAAACTGTATAGGAGGATTTAAAATGGTTGCAAAAATAAAAAAATTTTCAGATTCAACCCTTTCCGTTTTGAATAACGGCGAGCGTCGATTTTACGTCTATTGTCTGACCGACCTGAAAAAAGACAAAATCCTCTACATCGGCAAAGGCTGCGACAACCGCATCTTCGAGCATGAACAAGCCGCCCGTTCGCAAGACGGCGACATTGACGTACCGGCACGCAAAGCCATCTCCAAATGTAAGAAACTCGGCCGCCATATCATCAGCTATCATCTGACCGAAGCCGAAGCGCAAGCCGCCGAAACTGCCCTGATTCATTTCGTCAAATCCGTTGTCGATAAAAAATTCAAAAACAAATCTGCCGGATGCGGCGCGGGCGGCATCAGCGCGGAAGAACTCGACGACCGCTTCAAATTCACGCCCTGCCCGCTCGAGGAATTCAATCCCGACGGACTCGTTCTCGCCGTCAAAATCCAAGACGCTTTGGACTTGGATGCCGACGAAGAAGCGAACTACAGCTTCGACAACCAAGACGATGCCAACCTCAAATCGCGTACGTTGGGCAACTGGGTTATCGGCAAAGATGCCGCATCAAAAGTGAAATACGTTATCGGCATTCACGCGGATCTACAAAACGCTGTTGTCAGCGCGTACGAAGTGGATGGCTTTGAAACAATGGTTGAGGAAACCAAAAATGGTAGAACACAAACCCGTTACCGTTTCCATACCGCCTCGTCCAGCAAAAAAGTGCTGTCCAAACTCGGTCTGCACCAAAAATGCCTGCCTGAATTGAAGTTCGGCGGAGCGGGCGAAAAAGCGTATATCAGACCTAAAACAGAGACAGAGACTGAACAAGAGAATATTCAGACGACCCCAAGTCCAAAAATAAAAAAGGAGAAAACCAAGTCA from Neisseria sp. DTU_2020_1000833_1_SI_GRL_NUU_006 includes these protein-coding regions:
- a CDS encoding endonuclease; amino-acid sequence: MVAKIKKFSDSTLSVLNNGERRFYVYCLTDLKKDKILYIGKGCDNRIFEHEQAARSQDGDIDVPARKAISKCKKLGRHIISYHLTEAEAQAAETALIHFVKSVVDKKFKNKSAGCGAGGISAEELDDRFKFTPCPLEEFNPDGLVLAVKIQDALDLDADEEANYSFDNQDDANLKSRTLGNWVIGKDAASKVKYVIGIHADLQNAVVSAYEVDGFETMVEETKNGRTQTRYRFHTASSSKKVLSKLGLHQKCLPELKFGGAGEKAYIRPKTETETEQENIQTTPSPKIKKEKTKS
- the hisG gene encoding ATP phosphoribosyltransferase, which translates into the protein MTENTLTIALSKGRIFEETLPLLAAAGIVPAEAPEKSRKLIIGTNHENIRLVIVRATDVPTYVQYGAADFGIAGKDVLIEHGGSGLYQPLDLHIAECRMMVAVRKGFDYAAASQPGSRLRIATKYPNIAAEHFAGKGVHVDIIKLYGSMELAPLVGLSDAIVDLVSTGNTLKANGLEAVEHVVDISSRLVVNKAALKTKHALLEPIIQAFGSAAKAG